From the Methanosarcinales archaeon genome, the window TGTGGGGCTGGCTGCAAAGGAAGCTCTTTTAAGCAATAACAAAACACAGGCCACGTTTGCCGTATTTGAACGGGAAGAGTCTGTTCTTTCTATTAAGGAAGTTTATTCCAGGTTTACAGATATCGCTAACATGTCTGGAAAGGGTTCTCAAACTGCTAAGGTAAAGCACCTGCAGTTCATGTTCGGTCAGGCCACTCCATTGGAAGCATTATATCTGGCAAGGCTGGCTATAGAAGAACTCAGGATCGGTGTGGGTGAGGGAATTGTGCAGGATTCTATTGCCAGTTCCTTCGATGTACCAAAGGATGCTGTCGAGTGGGCATATATGATGACCAATGATCTGGGTATGGTTGCCAGGCAGGCCAAACAGAATGGTGTTGAGGGTTTGAAGAGCCTGGACATCCAGTTGGGACACCCAATCAAACTGATGTTAGCTCAAATATCCCAGGGAATCCAGGCAGCAGTAGAAGAAATGGGGTTGGTGGCAGTTGAATGGAAATTTGACGGCGCCAGGTTGCAGATCCATAAAGATGGAAATGATATAATTCTCTATTCAAGACGACTGGAAGATGTGACCGCTTCACTGCCAGATATCGTAGATATGGTCAAAGATGGAATAACTGCCGAAAAAGCAGTTATCGACGGGGAAGTAGTGGTACTCGGTGAAGACGGTAAACCAGGAGCTTTCCAGCAGATTCTCAAGCGATTCAGGCGCAAATACAATGTGGATGTAATGAAAGGGCAGATTCCATTGCAGTTGTACCTGTTCGACATATTGTATATCGACGGCCAGAGCCTCTTTGATCAACCACTCTTCCAGCGAAGACAGCACTTGATAGAATGCGTTACCCCTGTTGATAACATGAATGTGGCTGAGCAGGTGGTCACCGATGAGATCCAGGTTATTGATGAGATATACCATAAGGCGCTGGATGAAGGACATGAGGGGATCATGTTGAAGAACCCGAAGTCATTCTATTCCCCTGGCAAACGTGGAAAACACTGGCTTAAGGTCAAACCAGTAATGGAATCACTGGATCTCGTAGTTATCGGAGGGGAATGGGGTGAAGGGCGTCGTGTAAATCTTATTGGTTCGTACTCACTGGCATGCATTGAACCTGAAACAGGAGAATTTTTGTCAATAGGAAGGGTTGCAACAGGTATCACAGATGAGATGCTTGGTGAATTGAA encodes:
- a CDS encoding ATP-dependent DNA ligase gives rise to the protein MTSFQDFADLCNRVEEISSSLEMTQVVAEFFSNVDDDELEIVSRFIMGLVFPVWDPLQLGIGPSLLYTSISKASGKPVKDIVDLVRKTGDVGLAAKEALLSNNKTQATFAVFEREESVLSIKEVYSRFTDIANMSGKGSQTAKVKHLQFMFGQATPLEALYLARLAIEELRIGVGEGIVQDSIASSFDVPKDAVEWAYMMTNDLGMVARQAKQNGVEGLKSLDIQLGHPIKLMLAQISQGIQAAVEEMGLVAVEWKFDGARLQIHKDGNDIILYSRRLEDVTASLPDIVDMVKDGITAEKAVIDGEVVVLGEDGKPGAFQQILKRFRRKYNVDVMKGQIPLQLYLFDILYIDGQSLFDQPLFQRRQHLIECVTPVDNMNVAEQVVTDEIQVIDEIYHKALDEGHEGIMLKNPKSFYSPGKRGKHWLKVKPVMESLDLVVIGGEWGEGRRVNLIGSYSLACIEPETGEFLSIGRVATGITDEMLGELNDIFKDLIVFESGKALEFMPEVVFEVAFEEIQKSQTYNSGYALRFPRLVRMRDDKSADEIDTIERIEQLYINQKGRGNNAA